The genomic region AGAGATCCGGGTGCTCCAGCGCGATGCCGCGCAGCAGCCGGTACTCGAAGCGCGCGACGACCCCGGGCTCGGTCGACGGGTGGCGCACGCGGGCCAGCTCCTCGGCCATCCCGTCGGCTTCCAGCGCGTCCTGGCGGAGGGTCGCGACCACGTGCTCGTCCACGGTCGGCAGCTGGGGGATGATCTCCCACGGGTCGTCGCCGTTCCGGCAGCGGTGCTCGATCACGGCGTCCAGCTCGTCGCGGGCCTCCTGGCGCAGCACCTCGAGGCTGGCGGGGAAGCGGGCGTGCACGGGCGGATCCTCTCGGGCGGCGGGCCGACGCGCCTCGCGGCCGCCGGTCCCTTCACGCTACGTCATGCTCCGGAGCGCTCCCGACGGGATGGCCGGACGCCGTCGATAGCCTGGGGGACCGCGACCCAGGAGGATCCATGACCGACCACGCCCGCCCCGTCGCCCTCGTCACGGGAGCCACCCGCGGCATCGGCCGCGCCGTCGCCGAGGACCTCGGCCGCACGCACCGCGTGATCGTGCACGGCCGCGACCGCGACGCCGTCGACGCGCTCGCCGCCTCCCTCCCCGACGCGGTCGGCTGGGCCGCCGACCTCGCCGCGGGCGGTCTCGCGGACCTCGTGCCCGACCTCGACCGCCTCGACGTGCTCGTGCACTCCGCCGGCGTGATCGGCGGCGACGCCGTCGCGACCACGCCCGTCGACGAGTGGCGCCGCGTCTTCGAGGTCAACGTCTTCGCGGTGGCCGAGGTGACGCGCGCGGTCCTGCCCGCGCTCCGGGCGGCCAAGGGGCAGGTCGTGCTCGTCAACTCCGGATCCGGCTTCACGGCGAACCCGACGGGCGGCGTCTACGCGGGATCCAAGTTCGCCCTCCGCGCGCTCGGCGACGCCCTCCGCGAGGAGGAGCGCCCGCACGGCGTGCGCGTCTCGAGCGTGCACCCCGGCCGCGTCGCCACCGACATGCAGCGCGAGCTCCGCGCCAAGGAGGGCGGCGAGTACGACGAGACGCGCTACCTCGAGCCCGCGTCCGTCGCGCGCGCCGTGCGCCTCGTCGTCGACCAGACCCGCGACGGCACGCTCGAGTCGGTGTCGCTGCGGCCGTTCGGGGGCTGATCCGTCCGGTCCGACCACGAGATCATCTCTGGACAAGATGATCTTTCCGGGATACGTTCTCGTCATGACCTCGCGACCGACCGTCTCCGCGCCCGTCGACGACCCCGTCCACCCCGATGGCATCGACTGGGGCTCCGGCGGCATCGAGACGCAGTTCGGCTGGTCCATCCAGGCCGTCTACCAGGGGTTCGTGCGCACCGCGCAGACCGCCGTGGCCGACGTGCCGGGCGGACCGCGCGGGTACCAGGTGCTCGTCGCGATCACCACGGAGGAGCCGACGTCGCAGCTCGCGCTCGCGCAGCGCCTCGGCATCGACAAGACGCAGATGACCTACGTGATCGACGCGCTCGCCGAGGGCGGGCACGTCGAGCGGCAGCCGCATCCGCGGGATCGCCGGATCCGCCAGGTCGTCCCCACCGACGCCGGCCGGGCGCTCCTCGAGTCGGCCCGCGTGTCCCTCCACGACGTGGAGGAGGCCCTGATGCGCGACCTCGCCCCCGACGAGCGGACGGCCCTCCGGCGCCTCCTCGCCCGCGTCGCGCTCGGCCTCGGCGAGCCCGCGGGACCCGCCGCCGAGCACGCGGACGCGGAGCGCCTCGAGCAGCCCGTCGCCGCCCCCCCCACCGCTCGCGCCGCCCGGCGCGCCGCACCACCCCAGATGGAGAACCCGCATGAGCACCTCGACCCCCGCACCCGCATCCGCACCCGGCCCCGTCGTCGTGGCCGGCGCCACCGGCGACATCGGCCGCCGCATCGTCCGCGAGCTCCTCGCCCGGGACGCCCGCGTCCGCGTCCTCACGAGGCCCGGCAGCACCGCGGCGACCGAGGCCTGGGGCGACGACCCGCGCGTCGAGGTCGTGGAGGCCGCGTACACCGACCTTGCCGCGCTGATCCGGGCGGTCGCCGGGGCGCGCGTCGTCGTCTCCGCCGTGAGCGGCGCCCGCGCCGTGATCGTGGGAGCGCAGCGCGCGCTCCTCGCGGCGACCGTCGCGGCCGGCGTCCCGCGCTTCATCCCCTCGGACTACTCCTCCGACTACCGCCGGGTCACCCCCGGGAGCAACCGCAACTTCGAGCTGCGCCGCGAGTTCGCGGCCGATCTCGACGCGGCGCCAGTGCGCGCGACCTCGGTCCTCATCGGCGCCTTCGCGGACATGCTCACCGGGCAGGCGCCCATCGTGCTGTTCGACCGGCACCGCGTCCTCTACTGGTCGTCGGCCGACCAGGTGCTCGACTTCACGACCAAGGACGACACGGC from Clavibacter michiganensis subsp. insidiosus harbors:
- a CDS encoding NmrA family NAD(P)-binding protein; amino-acid sequence: MSTSTPAPASAPGPVVVAGATGDIGRRIVRELLARDARVRVLTRPGSTAATEAWGDDPRVEVVEAAYTDLAALIRAVAGARVVVSAVSGARAVIVGAQRALLAATVAAGVPRFIPSDYSSDYRRVTPGSNRNFELRREFAADLDAAPVRATSVLIGAFADMLTGQAPIVLFDRHRVLYWSSADQVLDFTTKDDTARVTAQVALDDVAPRAVEVAGDRVTARDLARIMTEVTGTPFSLQWAGSTGVLSTASKAMRRVGRDEQETFPAWQGMQYLVSMYSGEAELLHVDRERFGAIEWTSVRDVLAAHVAERGATAAA
- a CDS encoding SDR family oxidoreductase, with product MTDHARPVALVTGATRGIGRAVAEDLGRTHRVIVHGRDRDAVDALAASLPDAVGWAADLAAGGLADLVPDLDRLDVLVHSAGVIGGDAVATTPVDEWRRVFEVNVFAVAEVTRAVLPALRAAKGQVVLVNSGSGFTANPTGGVYAGSKFALRALGDALREEERPHGVRVSSVHPGRVATDMQRELRAKEGGEYDETRYLEPASVARAVRLVVDQTRDGTLESVSLRPFGG